GATTCCGCAGATCCCCCAGTCCAGGAGCGCTCTGCGGCGCTGGCGTCTCCACCAGCCCACCCGTGCTGCTCTGGGGCGCAGGCGCGTCGGGAACATCCTGCTTTTGCTGTTGCGGCTGTCCTGATACAAGAAGGGCCAGCACTATGGACAAGAAACCTGCGGTCACCAGAGAACCCCCGAACCTGACAGAAATTAAGATGCGCCCGTGCCATTTGCCAGGCCGGGTATCGCCAACTGTCAGAGTACCAGATCTGAACCTTTTTCCTGTTGCTTACCAGCACCTTCGCAACTTTAGCCATAGGGTGGTTGCTATGCTGACTTTAACCATGGATCTACGTCTAAAAAAGATGCCGAATCGTAAGCTGAGTCTCGTCCTGCTGCTGGCCTCGGCCACCCTTGGACTTCAGGCGCAGGTAGCCCCGTCTCCCGATGCACCACCCGTCAGCACCGCGCCGGATACCGAGAGCGTTGCGCAGGATGCTCCCATGGAGACCCTGAAGGTCAACGTCAACCTGGTCAGCCTCTACTTCACGGTGCGGGATCGGCGAAATGGCCTCATCTCCAACCTCACCCGGGACGACTGCAGCGTCTTCGAGGACAAAGCACCGCAGAAGCTCAAGAACTTCTCGGCAGAAGCCGACCAGCCCCTCACCCTCGGCATCCTGCTCGACACCAGCGGCAGCCAGCAGAACGTCCTGCCTCTCGAGCAGCAGGTCGGCAGCCAGTTTCTCGAGCGGATTCTTCGCCCCAAGGATGAGGCCTTCCTCATCTCCTTCGACGTAGGCGTGGACTTGCTGCAGGACTACACCAGCAACGCGCACCAACTGCAGCGAGCCATGAACAAGGCGGTGATCAATACCGCTGGCGGAAACGGAGCCGGGGGTGTTCCCGGCATCGGGCAGGGGCCCATCCCTCAACACGGAACCCCCAAGGGAACCCTGCTCTACGATGCCGTCTATCTCGCTGCAAATGAAAAGCTTCGCCAGGAGACTGGCCGCAAGGCCATGATCCTGCTCACGGACGGAGAAGACCAGGGCAGCCAGGAAAAGATCACCGGCGCGATTGAGGCGGCACAGAAGGCGAATACCATCGCCTACGTACTGCTCATTGCCGATCGCGGCTTCTACTTCAATGGCATGATCGGTGGCTATACCGGCGATGCCGCCATGCGAAAGCTGGCAGAGGAAACCGGAGGACGCGTCATCGACGTGGGCAACAATGGCAAAAAACTGGAGGCGGCCTTCAAGCAAATAGAGGATGAGCTACGCACCCAGTACCTTGCCAATTACACGCCCACCAACAGCAAGCTGGATGGCAGCTACCGCCACATCGACATCCAATGCAAGGGCGACGGTCTCAAAGTGCAAGCCCGCAAAGGCTACTACGCCCAGAGGCCAGACGAACAATAAACACGGCATTCGCTTCCCGTCGAAACGTTGCGGGCGGAGCGCTCTGCCAGCGCCCCCTGCAACCTATAGCGCGCATCCCCCGGCGGCAGCCCTCGTCCCCAAGGGGCGTTAGATATGAGTTACTTGCCATTGAAATCGTTGAAGTTGTCATTACCTCTTTCCCTTTACGGTGCATCCTAGGATTTAGGAACTCTACCGCGGGAACCCTAAGCGGTAGTTCCTGGAAGAGAGGTTTGACGATGAAGCGTTTCATTTTGGGGAGCCTGCTGCTCGCTGCATTTTGCTGTGTAGTGCCGCGCGCTGCGCTGGCGCAGAATACAGTTCGCTGTAATTCGGATGATGGCGGGCGACATCACTGCGCCGCCAATGTTCGTGGTGGGGTGCAACTTTCCCGGCAGATCAGCGGCTCTCCCTGCATCCTGAATCGGACCTGGGGCACCGATTCGCGTAGCATCTGGGTGGATAAGGGCTGCCGCGCCGAGTTTACCGTCGGGAATGCCAGCTACACACCAAATGCCTATGGCCAAACGGTGCGCTGCACCTCAGACGATGGCGGGCGCCACTACTGCAATGCCAACGTAGCGAGCGGCGTGCAGCTTGCGCAGCAACTCAGCGGCTCCCCTTGTGTGGAGGGGCAGACTTGGGGCTATGATTCGCGGGGCATCTGGGTGGATCAGGGCTGCCGCGCGGACTTCAGCGTCGGCACCGGAAACTATAACGGCGGGAACTACGGTGGAAATTACGGCGGCAATGGCTCGGGCCAGACGATCCGCTGCAGCTCCGACGATGGCGGTCGCCACTACTGCAACGCCAATGTAAACGGCGGCGTGCAGCTCTCCCAGCAGATCAGTGGCACTCCCTGCGTACAGGGGCAGACCTGGGGCTACGATCAACGCGGCATCTGGGTAGATAGAGGCTGCCGTGCCGACTTCGTCATCGGAAGCGGAAGCTATAACGGCGGGAACTACGGGGGCAATTACGGCGGCAACTATGGCACAGGCCAGACGATCCGCTGCAGCTCCGATGATGGCAACCGTCACTATTGCAATACCAACGTAAACGGCGGCGTTCGGCTCTCGCAGCAGATCAGCGGCACTCCCTGCGTACAGGGAGAGTCCTGGGGCTACGATCAACGCGGTATCTGGGTGGATAAAGGTTGCCGTGCCGACTTCATCGTCGGTGGCGGAAGGTACAACAATGGTCGCCGCCACGATCGCGACGATGACCACGACGACAACCGCTGATTTGGCGGCCATGCGTGTCCACGTTGGAGCACTGACAACAATGGCATCCTAGTGAGCACCCGGTTGCCATCCTAAGCGAAGCGAAGAAGAGGGCTGCCGCTTACCTTCTTTGTCCGCTAACAGCAAGGCGCAAAAACCGAGTGCAGTCATTCTCCCGTGGAATGGCTGCACTCGCTGCCATCCAGCCATCCAGGTCTATCCCTACTTCGCCGGAAACTCCGGCAGCTTCAACGAAAACAACTTGGCTGGATCGAGATAGGCTCCCTGCCACCGCACAGCCATATGCAAATGGGGCCCAGTCACGCGGCCGGTTGCACCGCTCAAACCAATTTCCTGCCCCTTCCGAACCTGTTCGCCTGCGGTTACCTCGATGCGGGAGAGGTGCATGTACAGAGTCATGAACTGCTGCCCGTGATCGATCACCACCAGGCCACCTTCGTAAAAGAGATTCTTTGCCAGGACGACCTCCCCGGCGTTTGCCGCTCTCACACGCGTTCCCACCCTCGCGCGAAAATCCATGCCGCGATGGATGCTTGCCGTCTCCCCGTTGAAGACGCGGCGGGTGCCAAACGAGTCGGTTGCAGGTGCATTTACCGGGAGCACAAAGTTGCTCCTCCACTCGACCGCCGGCAGTTGGTGGGCAAAGGCTGCGTCCTTGACCTTCTTCTCCTCGGCAATTCGCACCAGCGTCGGAGCGTCCGGTTCGACGAACTGGCTGGGCACACGCAGCTCCACCGTCTTGTACGCCGATGGAACGATCTCGATTTCCCGGCTGGCCCGCGCCGTCTCTCCCCCCGGCAATGCGGCTTCGATCGAGAGCTCCTGCCTGCCCGGAGTCTCCTCCACGTCCACTCCCGCCAGCGCATACCATTTGCCGGGCTGGCTCGCCTGCGTAAATACCAGATCATGCCCCAGCCAATGTCCCTTCACGCCAATCGCGGAGCCGCCCACCTCCACCGTAAAGACGCATGGCGAACCCACTGCCAGGGGCTGCGGTTCCCAATTGACCCTGCGGATCGCCGCGTCGCTCTGCGCCCTGGCCATACCCACGGCACCCGGCAAAATGGCAATCCCCAAGAGAATCCACAAGGCAGGCAGCAGTGCAGCGATTCTCCCGGCTCGCCTCATCCAGGCCCGGCTCCCATCAGCCCTCCCGTCCGGGCCCACCCCATATCCGCAGTTCATACCCTCACAGTAGCAAGATTCGCCGTTCTCTCTGGACGAACTCTAGCGAATCTCAGGCGAATCTCTCTGGGCTCAATCCACCATGGCGAAATTTCATGCTGAATCTGGCAGAAAAGGCAGCACCGTTCTTGTTGCAACCGACCCCCTTTTCCTTGAAGGATGCACATGCTTTCAACAGCTCGAAGGTCGCGCATCGCCAGCAACCAAGGCAGGATGACAGTTTTTGTGTAAACGCCAGAGTAAAATTCGTGCGCTCTTCGCCCCATATTCCCCGTTTACAGGTCGCTCCGCACTTCGTACTCTTGGCAAGCGTTCCGGAAATATTCGGAACACAACTTTCGCCTATTTGAACCACAACTTGAGTTAGAGCAGAAGCTCGCAGGCATGCGCCCGGCTTCGATGGCTCGAAGATCTGCCATGTTCCGGCCCAACTGCCGTGAAGGGATGCGGATTCTTCCGGCTGTCGCCCGGTGCCTGGCAACCATCGCCCGCAGCTTCTGCTCTCCGCAACCCGGTCCGAAGCTGGGCAGAGCGGCACCGCGTGAGCGGACGGAGAAGCCTTTGCGCTTTTTCGCCTGTGCACGGGGAGCGGCGTTCTATTTCCTCCGGACCGGGTTGTGCCACCTATTGCATTTCCAGGTGCACGAAGACGTGCGCCTCGAAACCGCCCCGCTCACAACCTCCGGGGCAGTCAGGATGTCATGAGGCCCAAGAAAACTATTCTCTGCGTAGACGACAATCAACAAGCACTCTCCGTACGTCAATTCATGCTGGAAACACGCGGCTATCGCGTGTTGAGCGCAACTACCCCAGAAGAAGCGCTGGATATATTCGCCCAGGGCGGCATTGATCTCGTTCTCAGCGATCTGCTGATGCCCCGCATGGATGGCAACGAACTCGTTCGCCGCATGAAGGAGCTCACCCCGGAAACCCCGATGATTCTCCTCAGCGGCAGCGTCAAGGCCTTTGATCGGGCCGACAGGGCCGATGCCTTCCTGCCCAAAGGAGCCTGCTCCGCGGCTGAGATCCTCGATCGCATCCGTCTGCTGATCGCCCGCAAGCGTGGCCCCAAGCGCACCACCGTGCCGCACGTCTCCGCTCCCCGGCACCAGGACAGCTATGCCCCCGAGGCGCTGTCCGAGGTCGCCGTCGCATCCTGAAGGTTCCTTTGCTGCATCATTGCGGGAGGGGAGCTCGCTTTCCGGGCTCCCCGGGCTATCTCCCTCCGCCATCCCCAGTTACAATCGGTGTGTGCAACCCATCATCGTCGCCGACAAACTGAGCAAGGTCTACCACGCTGGAAAAATCGAAGTCCCCGCGCTGCGCAACGTTTCCTTCTCTATCGAACCGGGAGAGTTCGTCAGCATTGTCGGCCCCTCCGGCAGCGGGAAATCGACGCTGTTCTATGTACTCGGCGGGCTCACGCACGCTACCTCCGGCAGCGTCAAGATCGATGGCGTGGACTTCGCTAGCCTTACCGATGCCGAGCGCACGAGCATGCGCAAGTCGAAGATCGGCTTCGTCTTCCAGAAGTTCAACTTGCTGCCCACGCTTTCCGCCCTCGATAACATCGAGATCGCCTATGACATCTCCGGCCGCAAGGATTCGATGGATCACGCCTTTCTGACTCAGCTGGCAGACCTGCTCGGCATCACTGGCAGGTTGCAGCATCGGCCGGCGGAGCTCTCCGGTGGCGAGCAGCAGCGCGTTGCCATTGCGCGGGCACTCATTACGCATCCGGC
This DNA window, taken from Acidisarcina sp., encodes the following:
- a CDS encoding ABC transporter ATP-binding protein; protein product: MQPIIVADKLSKVYHAGKIEVPALRNVSFSIEPGEFVSIVGPSGSGKSTLFYVLGGLTHATSGSVKIDGVDFASLTDAERTSMRKSKIGFVFQKFNLLPTLSALDNIEIAYDISGRKDSMDHAFLTQLADLLGITGRLQHRPAELSGGEQQRVAIARALITHPAIVLADEPTGNLDTRNSEIVLKMLQQSNREFKQTVLMITHNPEAAAIADRILHMRDGEIVSVEQGAGALTRTAPTAHQAQPGFDGAAAGEVF
- a CDS encoding DUF3011 domain-containing protein gives rise to the protein MKRFILGSLLLAAFCCVVPRAALAQNTVRCNSDDGGRHHCAANVRGGVQLSRQISGSPCILNRTWGTDSRSIWVDKGCRAEFTVGNASYTPNAYGQTVRCTSDDGGRHYCNANVASGVQLAQQLSGSPCVEGQTWGYDSRGIWVDQGCRADFSVGTGNYNGGNYGGNYGGNGSGQTIRCSSDDGGRHYCNANVNGGVQLSQQISGTPCVQGQTWGYDQRGIWVDRGCRADFVIGSGSYNGGNYGGNYGGNYGTGQTIRCSSDDGNRHYCNTNVNGGVRLSQQISGTPCVQGESWGYDQRGIWVDKGCRADFIVGGGRYNNGRRHDRDDDHDDNR
- a CDS encoding response regulator is translated as MRPKKTILCVDDNQQALSVRQFMLETRGYRVLSATTPEEALDIFAQGGIDLVLSDLLMPRMDGNELVRRMKELTPETPMILLSGSVKAFDRADRADAFLPKGACSAAEILDRIRLLIARKRGPKRTTVPHVSAPRHQDSYAPEALSEVAVAS
- a CDS encoding M23 family metallopeptidase; protein product: MRRAGRIAALLPALWILLGIAILPGAVGMARAQSDAAIRRVNWEPQPLAVGSPCVFTVEVGGSAIGVKGHWLGHDLVFTQASQPGKWYALAGVDVEETPGRQELSIEAALPGGETARASREIEIVPSAYKTVELRVPSQFVEPDAPTLVRIAEEKKVKDAAFAHQLPAVEWRSNFVLPVNAPATDSFGTRRVFNGETASIHRGMDFRARVGTRVRAANAGEVVLAKNLFYEGGLVVIDHGQQFMTLYMHLSRIEVTAGEQVRKGQEIGLSGATGRVTGPHLHMAVRWQGAYLDPAKLFSLKLPEFPAK
- a CDS encoding VWA domain-containing protein — protein: MPNRKLSLVLLLASATLGLQAQVAPSPDAPPVSTAPDTESVAQDAPMETLKVNVNLVSLYFTVRDRRNGLISNLTRDDCSVFEDKAPQKLKNFSAEADQPLTLGILLDTSGSQQNVLPLEQQVGSQFLERILRPKDEAFLISFDVGVDLLQDYTSNAHQLQRAMNKAVINTAGGNGAGGVPGIGQGPIPQHGTPKGTLLYDAVYLAANEKLRQETGRKAMILLTDGEDQGSQEKITGAIEAAQKANTIAYVLLIADRGFYFNGMIGGYTGDAAMRKLAEETGGRVIDVGNNGKKLEAAFKQIEDELRTQYLANYTPTNSKLDGSYRHIDIQCKGDGLKVQARKGYYAQRPDEQ